The nucleotide sequence AAATACTAACAAACagggttgaaaaagacgcgagacggggccgaaacgatAGCGACCTCAAAACGTTTCAACGAaaaaaaacggggccgagacggggttGAAACGGATGTTCgccgacttttatatatataaatatatatttacacatattttagagctaaaaaactttcgttgacaagtttgtacctataattgctattagcgttaatataatacaaaatgaatactaaactaagtcaattttgattgatttgaccgacttatgaccgattttaacagaatttctgacttttgacccgtgttgacccaatttttcctgcatttgacctaacttttgaccgttgaccggcttataagaaaacgagacggggtcgaaacggtttagtcaccaaaatgACGCATAGGCCGTCTCAACGGaagcaacggacgccgtttacaacagtgctaACAAATATAACCTAAAACTAAGTTAATGCTACTACTAATTACATTCTTACTACTTTATTAATACTCTAGACCACTAATAAAGATGCATTAAACAAGGAATTAAACATGGCCACTAATTATTGACCAATGACCCAACAAACCAGTAGCGGAGCCAGGGAGGGGACAGGGGGATGCTCAGCCTCCCCCAATGGGCCTAATTGCAATGAAAAATTAATAGGTTatgattaattatttttattaagcaTCCCTCAATTGAGCCCAAAAAATATTTAATCAAAATATATGGACaacttaattatttattatttgtatggtCCAGTCTGGAAATCACTTTTGAATAAAGTTGTATCTTTTTGTGAGGGTAATAATATTCGAGTCCCTAAAATGTCTCGAAGTTACAAACACGCAATTCGTTCTCGGTGTAAAGAAGGCAATGTGACAGTTGAGCATCATTATCGAGTTGAGGTATTCTTTGCTGCTATTGATAATCAATTGTAAGAGTTGAGCTCTAGATTCAATGAGTCTGTGGCTGAACTTCTTCGACTCAGTGTAGCTCTAGACCCTAAAAATCCCTTCAATAAATCTGATATTCGCAATCTAGCAAAAACATTTTATCCTTTGGACTTTACAGAGCAAGAAAATATTCAGATAAAACATGAGTTGCAACATTATGAGCTAGATGTGCCTAATCATCCACAGTTAAAAAAGGCTCGTAAGATTGCAGAGTTGTGTAGAGGCCTACAAGAAACTGGAAAGAACGAAGTCTATCCGCTGCTTGGCAGGTTGATCTGTCTTATATTAACTCTTCCAGTTTCAACTGCAACAATTGAAAGAGCTTTCTCGACAATGAAAATTGTGAAACCTAAACTTCGTTGTAGCATAGGTGACGACTTTCTGAAAAGTTTTTTGCTACTATATATCGAAAGAGACATTGCTGATATCTTTACTACGGATGAGATAATTGATGCTTTTGCTTCTCAAAAACATCGACGTGTCCAACTTATACCACACAAGGTACAATTCCTTTAATATACTATATTTTACCATATTTATTTTAATGTTTAACTAATTTCGACTTTGTAACTATTATTATTGACAGGTTACTTTGTGAAAAATATGGCTTGGCCTGAGCAAAATTTGTTTAGTTTTTGCATATTGTTTTTGACATcacttatgtatttagtttaacttgtacgttttgtttatatataaaatggttATCGTTGTTTACTTATCTCAATATGATAATATGACACTTTATTATTGTGGTTATCATCTAATTGTCGAGTAAGCCACCCTTATTGTCAAATCCTGGCTCCGCCCCTGCAACAAACCAAAAAATAGGTAAAATAAGTACACATAAAAAAATGGCCGCAGGTCCATCCGGACCACGATGGGGTCCATCCCGACCTTGATAGGGTCCATCCCGACTTCGATGGGATGCATCTCAACCTCGATGAAATGATACGATCCTTTGGATTTCTACGGCTCGATTTTCAGAGGCCATCCTGATCTTGATGGAGTTAATCCCTATCTCGATGGAGTACATCATACTTGATTTTGTATTAATTATTTGAAGACTTTTAATATACCTAACGTAGATCACATAATTCATGGGATAAACTTGTTTTCCGAAAAATCAAACGTGAAATTAGTTATTCCAAAGCCCTAGTTTGGATAGTATAAATAGAATAGGTGTGTTAGACCATTTAATTGTCTCAGATATTCGACCTATAATACCTGGAGTAGTAATCATTGACAGTTTTTTTTAAGCAACAATACTCGTATACTATATATCACAAAACAAGTACACGGTTTATGTTGTATCGAAACTTTTCATTGTTGGTTCAAGTAGCATGTTGAAAGGCAACAAAGTAGTTTATGATATTCGACCTATAATACCTACCATTCATTGATATAAATTTAGATCCAACTACTTGATTTGAGCATTAATCGAATCACGATCCATTTAAGTTGATCTTAACGAATCAGATCAAGTTTTGATACATATTTATCCCTTAACACCTCTACGTGGCATACAAACGGGGCACATAAAAAACGACCAATTGTAAACTTTGAGTAAGACTTGTATCATTATATTGAAGCTAAGGTCACAATCTTAAATAAGCAAAAACAAACTACTAATGCATGTGTGGCTTATATTGCCTTCTACATTAATTAAAAACATCCCATGCCGTTATAGATTATACGAACCAACCACATAATACTATACCTTGAAATTTTAGTTGCACAAGTTAAAAACAAGGTATTGAATATTATTTTATTGTTTAATATTATTAGAAAAACAATACTCCAATAATCTAAGTTGATTTGCTGTACGATTTCTGATGTTGACTTATATCCACGTCAATAGTCAATATATGATTGATCAATAATTGTACATATATTTAATTAACTCAATAACCTTTGGAGCTTGTCATGTAATTTTTTTTCTACAAACATTAATTTCTTGATTTAAATACATCGATCAACCTGTTCAAATTGATTGAGTATTTAGATCACGTAACTCGAATGTTTATCTAATCGTCTCGGTTTAATTAAGACAAGTGTCATGTAAAGTCAATGCGTGCATATATCATTAAAACTTATACGTATTATATTTTGAAACGAATTTTAAAGTCAATTATATATGTGTTTATGATGATTCATACGTTTTATGGATGATGATATTTTTACTATTTTTTTATGAATATATTAAGTCtgtacattaataattaataagttatactcTATAGGATAAATTTGGTGGATTAATAAATAAGGTTGTCAATCTATCACTTTCCATATTAGATATGTACCATAATAGTAAAATACAAACATGTAAATTATGGTAATCGTATCGTTGCAATATTTTCCATCCAATTGATTACTACATATATTATATAACTAGTTTTATgaacccgtgcgttgcacgaaaaTTGTAAAATTATGTTTTCGCAATGTAAATATCGAGTTTTGAACCCGCTCGTTGCACAAAATTCGTAACTTTATGTTTTCACAATTTAAATATCGAGTTTGAGCCCGTGCGTTTCACAAATTTTTATGAGCGGAAAACGTAAATAAACTAAAATAGTATATAAGTAATGAATATTTTCCTAATacgtaaataatataaataatttgttTATGCACACGCTTATAGATTTAATTATTTGTATTGAATCTGTCATATGTATATGTGTATCAAATCGATTTTCAGAATCGTGTGTTATAAACATATTTATGAGCATGTTCATGTTAGCTAATATGTTTATTTGCGAGATGTAATTAACTTGCTGATCAATGAGCCGAATATTTATGATTTGCTTTTTAACATGCTATTGTATGCGAATTTGAGTATGATGTTTAAATTGAGCATATTTAATTTGTTGCTTTTTATTGTTATATCTTGAATCTTGATAATTTACGTGAAGTATCGCAACTAATATAGTATTGACTTGTTAatatttgatattatatgataaatgataatataatataatattttagatAATAAAAATATGTATATTCAATTAAAATTGAAAATTTAATAATGTATTTAATAGATAAGAAAATAATATACTGACACATAGCAGGAATAAAGGAGGAGTTGACACGTGACAAAAATTATTATCACGcgttttatataatgtatagatagattaTTCATATATGTCTTACAATCATTACTTCTATTTTCATTATTGAAGTCGCATAAAACTTGAAATAATTAGAACAACGAATGTCACGTGGAATATTATTTTTGTCATTACAATAATAAAACAACAAGTTATTTGCTATGAATGAAAGTTAAGGAAATAATATGAACAtgaatatgaaaaactaaatgtgTTAAATCAATTTAAAACGGTTACAATCACATCCTTATATATAGGATTAAAGCAAAACATAATCATAACACACCAACAACTAGACCCACTAGTAAAGCTAGATGACAACTAGCATACATGTGAACACACCAATATGACAACTAGCATACATGTGAACACACCAATATGACAACTAGACCtgataaaacaagataaaagacaACTTGATTATGCAAGTATGTCATAAAAGATAATGTCAAGTTGGACAAGTTGAGCAAATTGAGCAATAAAGTCCATAATCAAGTTGAGTAACTTGAGCAATAAAGTCCATAATCAAGTTGAGCAACTTCAATAATCAAGTTGAGCAAAGTTGAGCCACTTGAGTTGTACATAGGGCGAGTTAATTATTTAGAAAATGACATATccatctaaaatgtatcatatatattgTCCAATTTATAACACATTTTTTGATAGACCCGATATAATATTTCATAATAGTGTATTCTATGGGGTAATATAATATTTCATAATAGTGTGTTCTACGATTcacacgcataaaaacaccatttctATACAAAAAAAGAAACATTCGGAACACATAAAAATAGTACTAAAAGCTTTTTTAACATTTACCCGTTCAACGTGTTTCGTCAAGAACGATAAATAAATTACATATCAGGCCGCTCAGCATTTTACGTAAGTCCTGAAGGCAGCTTTCTATGCTTAAATCCTTAAGTAAGCACGTGAGCAACACACATATCACGTCATTATTTAGCATAAAGTCGGTTACGTAAATCTCGCATAAATTAATCAATAGCAGCATGACACGTGTCTCCAAATATTACGGAGCATTCATGCCTATAAATAAGTCACATAGGccatccaaaagatggaaatcccTGAATCTTACAAACCCATGATAACTTACAAACTAAACAAACTGAATAACCTACTAAAAAGCTCACAACAACGAGCAAAAGAGATACAATAAGCTACAAAACAACAAACAAAAATATTAACCAAGAAGACCTAGCAAGAAGGTGACCAATTTACTTAACGAATGGAAGATTAGAAGCCATCAAAATCGCATGAGCAGCGCATAAAagaaactgtaacgacccgactttttcgacttgcttttatgccttgtattttagcgaaattgcgtatttgtacgtactgtgttactttattactccgaaaccttggcacacatgttttatattcatatatacttaaaaaGATGCCCTgaggtatgtagaatgcttaacttgtccattggatgctttataaccgttagtgttacttgccgttacgaataaaccgcggactgcgcgcacgtttgacttttgtcagaaccggaacttttggactgcgaaatattaattattattttctaataataattacctgggcttttggatgcttaattttatttatttaattgctaaagcccaatagttagtcttgttgggctttctaccttgttgggctcaagcccaccctactctaactAGTGagccaattaattagcccaagtattattactagtgacccataataataaataaataaataaataattatgagtcatactagcataatggataaggtttatctaattatcacatgagattctagcaaaaggacaaactttagacaaccatgatccataaagcaacatggtgtctccccctcccctcctcaaaatttcggccaaatggccttgccatgtcatcaatccaagtgaaattatgcctataaatactagcctttaatccctcatttccacacttgatcattttggtttttcacacacttgttcttttttttctttctttcctttctagcattacttgtaagtcttcttttccttcttctttttcttttcaaattcatgatcatcatcatcattttatggagatcaaagttccttttagctttgatcttacttacatcttgttgattcaagcatgaatctttcaagaacatggaagattcaagctttttagcttgaatcttcatatcttttgtagatctacttcttttatactttaatctttctattttatgataaagattcaaacttttgtttgtaatcttcatgcatcttcaggatccaagctttatgcttcaagatattcaagaacaatcaagatgcaagctttctagcttggatcttcatatctttttgttagatctaagttctttttgctttgatcatgttgttttgtgaaaaagattcaaacttgtgtttgttatcttcatatatcttaaagatccaagctttatgcttcaagatcttcaagaacacttaaaggttcaagctttctagctttgcaaccttgtaacttgtgtgaaatggatccaagttcTCTACCTTAGGGTTCCAtaacctcatttgacttagattgtgctattacttgttgaattaatgtaaagtgtgtaactttagttgttattgtgaattgaaattgtgttaagactaaggatatgatgtaaccttggttcatcatccatctaagactcatgaatgagttgtgttcttacttggtcttaacatattgtgtattgatggtgaatcttggtcaaaaatgatgctaaaccatcaacgagttgtacacttgaagctacaagcatcaaggatgagaaccgtgatgagcatcaagcaccaagaaccccaccggagcacttgtccacagattttcgtatctgatcagaccacctgggctactggaaagttgattttcagttagatcggttcgagtagatgattttccgtttaggcctcatcataatccgagttacggttttggATTTATGGCCCtacgatagtcactacaccctattaacgttgtgatgaaatttctgacctactcgcacttaaaccgtcgccacggtcaaacgaagacgagttaggttctaaaaattggtcagatgttaggggactcatatacagagccataacCACTTAccttgcatcttttcgatttacgtagaggtcgtagcagctgaccgaagtcagcctattgtttcgatctctattctcgtcaacttacttagcttttatgatgatgaatgatgatgatgatgacacttaaacttattttatgcactattagaatttataaagacaacctactgacctagtaacattttatttaggttgacgacctttcggaccgacttactacttgcgtactttcattaccgactttaccgcttttatcactgtgagttatagcatccctttttaccacttttactatttttgggactgagaatacatgcgctttttacattttacatactaggcacgagtacttaaactttatatgtgtgtgggttatacaacggcataaacattccctttagcacggtaacgtttagtcattggtctttgaaccggtgaacgcgaatcttagatatggatccatagagtttgacatccccactcgggctagtcgcgctagcatttaacgggtgtttaatacttcgtgaacatacgcagtcgccaagtgtactttcagggggttataaacgttaagtttagttaccgggtgcccacggttatgcatatacttttcatactgttttgatacgctgttgcagcactgaaatctcatggcctatcttacattactattacaacttaaactatagctcaccaacattcgtgttgactttttaagcgtgtatttctcaggtgcctagaggtttattgcttccgctgttacacttgatgtcatgctgttattgaattgctgttaaggacctgctgcattagttatccgctgcattactagagatgtctcaaattatgaaacttatgttttgcattcgtaaacttatgttattttggaacaatggttgtaataagtcttatgacatgttatctttgtaaaacgttatctttttaatgaatgcaaatcgattttcaaacaacatatagtgtttgaccttgtgatgatcctgttgttgatgatccatacacgatggttttgtacggggcgtcacagttggtatcagagcattggttgtagggaattaggttgcattagtgagtctagaccggacctaagtaggattcactaataggactaatctacaactagcttgtttacttgtttctgcgagacttactgcatgctttgcctactttctgctgtatgatcttactgcatgctattgcttatctttactgccatgcgaacttgctgtatgtCTATTTCTGCCTTTGCATGATTACTATTTGCTTTCACATGTTATCTCTGATTAGTACtgattgccatgctaggttgctatagtgcctaatacttgcttgcttatgacttactgatatggaaaagttattttccttgttcagatgtcggatattccacctgtcatcattttggacagcgattcagactcgtcagctacctcacctgctgctgctactgacaCACAGATCtcgttaaccagtgaccccggcgcttcatcctccagaaccagcagccatacacctgtaccagtggttaccgcagtcggagcccaggaccctccggagattccagctccagttgccccggtacctcaggagccacagcctcgccccggtggtgttgtgatacccggggaatacggggacgttccgttccgtaatg is from Rutidosis leptorrhynchoides isolate AG116_Rl617_1_P2 chromosome 10, CSIRO_AGI_Rlap_v1, whole genome shotgun sequence and encodes:
- the LOC139871485 gene encoding uncharacterized protein, with amino-acid sequence MSRSYKHAIRSRCKEGNVTVEHHYRVEVFFAAIDNQFVALDPKNPFNKSDIRNLAKTFYPLDFTEQENIQIKHELQHYELDVPNHPQLKKARKIAELCRGLQETGKNEVYPLLGRLICLILTLPVSTATIERAFSTMKIVKPKLRCSIGDDFLKSFLLLYIERDIADIFTTDEIIDAFASQKHRRVQLIPHKVTL